The nucleotide window TTGCTACCACCTGTTGCTACCTGGTAGCAGTGAGTGGGTGCTATCATGTAGCACTTTGATATCTTCAAAACGAAAGTATACCCTACTTTTTGAAATTGATTGAAATGAAATTTATCATTAGTATTTAAAAGAAAAAGTAAATTAAAATTTTATATATGATATTTTTTATGAATTATATATTATTTAAATGTTTTATAAAATGAAAAATTAAATTTTAGGGGGATACCTTTTCAAATCTGAAAATGAAACTGCTACCTGATAGCAGTGGGTAGGTGCTACCTGCTATCACTAATTGCTACCATTTTATGTAAAATAATTTTTGAAATTGGTAGCATTTTAAAAAAAAGTAAAAAAAAATAATTTAGTGAAATATTGATTTTAATAAATTAGGATCTATTCCATCAATTTTATGAATAGGTTTTTTTAGAACTTCTTCAACTGTAATTTTATTATCAATAATAAGTTCTACAATATTCCATACGATATAAAAATCTACATGTTTACTTTTAGACATACTTTTTGCTAGTTGGTGGAGAGATTTTCCTCCAGTTTTTCCAATTTTTTTATCATGGTCACGGTTTAATTTATTTTCTTTATGAAGATATTTGATAATTTCTTTAATCTCATTTTCTGTATATTTATAAACAATTGGAGTTTTATTAATTTTAGATTCTAATTCTTTTATTTTGATATTATTAAGTTTTCTTTTTTCTCTTTTATGTTTCAATAGATTTTCAAGTTCATTAATATCATTGTCTAATTCTTCATTAGATCTTTTTAAAACTTCAATTTCTATTTTTTCATCTCTATAAAATTCTGGAATTAAACTTTCTGTAGCTTTTATTAGAAAAGTAGAAGTTTTAATATCAAATTCTTCTTCTAAACCATCTAAAATTCTATGTGTATGTTCAGGGAGTCTAATATTTTTGGATTTATTAACCATTACTAACATCTCTTCTTTTTTGAATAATGCTTGTAAATAAGAATTAAACTATCAAATAAAAGAGATATTATAAAAATAGTGTTAAGTATAATAATAATAAAAAATGTATATACTATTGTATTGAATCACTATTTTAACTCTTAGTTATGATAGTTTTTTTATACTAATTTACAATTTTTAAGGAACTCTATGAATCGCTAAATTTTAGAGTTCCTTATTTTACTATTATATAGAACTTTTTCTTATATTAACTTTACATTAAACTATTTTTATAAAATTTAATTATTTTTCATAATTTAACTTCTAAATAACTTTAAAAAATAAAAAAGAGAAAGAGATTGGGAGTTTATGTTTTTTCTTGTGGTGGGTAATCTATTTTAGTATTTTACTATACTTCCTGATGCATCTCGGCGGTATTTTCCAAATTCTGATAGTTTTGATAGTTGTTGTTTGTCAAATACTGGTCCTTCAACACATACACGTTCTCCTGTGTCGTCCATACAGCATTGTCCACAGATTCCTATTCCACATTTCATGTATCTATCTAGTGCCATTTGACAGTCGATGTTGTATTTTATGCTAAGTTCATATAGTTTGTATGTCATTATTTCAGGACCACATCCTATTATTACATCGTATTTTCCTGTTTGTAGAAGTTCTTCTGCAAGTTGTGTACTAAATCCATGATATCCTCTTGATCCATCATCTGTACATTCATATACTTCTTCATTTTTTTCTTCAAATCTCTGTGTAAATACAAGTTCATCTTTGCTGCTTGCTGCTGATATTAGATCTACATCATCATAGAATTCAGATAGTGATGCTATTGATGCAACTCCTGATCCTCCTCCTACTGCTAGTATTTTTTTGTATCTTTCAAGTTCATATCCATGTCCATATGGTCCTCTTATTCCTATAAGATCTCCTTCATCTACATTTTCATATAGATTTTCTGTAAATGGTCCTGCTTTTCTTACTGTTATTCCCATGAGGTTGTTTTGTTTATCTATTACTGATATTGTCATTGGTTTTTCAACTTCAAGATCCCATACCATTACAAATTGTCCTGGTTTTATGTCATCTGTTATTTGCCATGGAAATATGAATGTTTTTACTGTTGGTGTTTCTATGATTGTTTGTTTTATTTCTACAACTTTTGGAACTTCATCATCATAAATGTTTTCTAACATGTAAATTCTCCCCTCAATTTTTATAGTCTGTGTGATAATCCAATGATTTCTTTTATATTTTTATATCCATTGTCTTTTAGGAATATTTCTAAGTCATTGCTGATTTTAGAAAATATTTCAGGTCCATCATACATTATTGCTGTTCCTATTTGTAGTAGTGATGCTCCTGCATATAGGAATTCAAGTGCATCTTTGTAGTCTTTTATTCCACCTACTCCAAAGATTGGTATGTCTACTGCTTCATATGTTTTATATACACATTTTAGTGCTACAGGTTTTATCATTGGTCCTGCTATTCCACCAAATTTATTATTTAGTATTGGTCTTGCAGTTTTATAGTCTATTCTTAGTCCTGGTCCTAGACTGTTTATGAGTGTTAGTGCATCTGCTCCTGCATCTTCTGATGCTTTTGCTATTTCTGTGATGTCTCGTACATTTGGTGTGAGTTTTACTATGATTGGCACATCATCTATTGCATCTTTTACACTGCTTACTATGTTATGTGTTAGTTCTGGATCTTCTCCTATGTTTGATCCAAATCCACATTTTGCATGTGGACATGATACATTTAGTTCAAATGCATCTACATAGTCTTTTGTTCTTTGTGCTACATCTATGAATACATCTTCACTATCACCATATATTGATGCTATTACTGGTGTTTGTGGACGTATTTCTTCAAGTTCTTTTAGTTCTTCTTTTTTTGCTTCTACTCCAGGGCTTGCTAGTCCTACTGAGTTTATTACTCCACCTTCTATTTTTACTATTGTTGGATTTTCATATCCATCATTTGGTTCTATTGAGAAGGATTTTGTTACTATTCCTCCTGCTCCTGCTTTTGCAACCATCTTCATTGAACTTGCTGTTGTTCCAAGAATTCCAGCAGCTAAAAATAGTGGGTTTGAAACTTTCATTCCAAGAATTTCATTTTCTAACATAACTAATTTAATCTCCCAAAAAGTCTATTTGATTTTTTATTATATTTTATTTTTGTTTGATCATATTAAAAAAAGTATAATATTATATTTATTTTTGGGCAAGATTAATTAATGAGATATTCTAGGTATGCTGTTATCCTCAATTAAATTAAATAAATCATAAATTAAATAAGTAAATATATTGAAAATATATAAAATTATTAAATCTAAATACTAAAATAATAAAACAATATCTAAAATACTAAGTAATTAAAGTATGTTATCTACATGAAGTTATAATAATTAATTAAGTTCTATAAAAAAAATAAAAAAATAGATGGGGGTTATGTGAAGAATTATGCTATATTTATATTGTGAAATCTACTCTTCATCTTCAAGTGAGTGAAGAATTTCAATAGCCTTAATAGCTGATCTTTCCATTGATGTTTCAAATGGAATTCCATGATCTGAAAGTATTTTCTGACCTTCAACTTCTTTAGTACCAGTAAGACGAATAACAATAGGTTTATGGATATCACTTTCTTCTCTTACTTTAACTATAGCTTCAGCAACAGTATCAGCACGAGTAATACCACCAAGCATGTTAAAGAATATAACTTTTACATCATCATCTTTAAGAACAAGGTTAAGTGCATCTTTAATAATATCTTCTGCAGCTCCACCACCAATATCAATAAATGTAGCAGCTTTTTCACCATAGTATTCAATTAAATCCATAGCTGTTAGAGTTAAACCTGCACCATTACCAATTACTGCTATGTTACCATCAAGTTTTACATATGCAAATTTATCATCTTTAAATTCATCAAATTGTTTAATTTTTGTATGTCTGAAACTTGCATCATCATCAATAGCCATTTTTGCATCAGCAGCAATAAATTCACCATCAGCTGTTTTAATTAATGGGTTAATTTCAACAACTGTTGCATCATATTCATTAAATATGTTGTATAATTTAAGGATAATATCTCCAATTTTTGCAATTTCACTTGTATCTACACCCATTTGAAGTGCAATGTTTCTTGCCTCATATGGCATAAATTCCTTAATTGGATTAACATATTTTTTAACAATTTTTTCAGGTGCTGTTTTTGCAACTTCTTCAATTTCCATTCCACCAGCAATACTTGCCATTATAAGAGGTTGTCTTACATCACGATCAAGAATAACTGTAAGATAGTATTCTTCAACTTTATTTTCAACTTTTTCTTCAATAAGAACTTTTTCTACTTTTTCGCCTTTAATTGTTTTATTAAATAAGATTTCTGTTTTTTCAGCTGCTTCTTCTGGTGTATCTGCAAATAAGATACCTCCAGATTTTCCTCTTCCACCTGTTAATACTTGTGCTTTTACAGCTACAGGTTTTCCAATTTCACGTGCAAATTCTGCAGATTCTTCAGGTGAATGTGACAAGTAGGATTGTGGTGTATTCAAGTTAGCTTGTTTAAATATATTTTTAGCTACGTATTCATGTATATTCATATATTATGACTCCAAATTAATTATTAGTCCCTAGTTTACTTTTTCAACTATTTTCATTCCTTCACTAAATGCTTTAAGGTTTAATTCTTCGGTTCCAGCAGGTACACTATCAAGAACAGCTTCTTTTGCAGCTTCTTCTGATATGATACCAGTTGCTTTTACAAATGATCCTAGCATTATGATATTTGCAACAATTTTTTTACCAATTTCTTGATCTGCTGTTTTTGTTGCAGGTGACTGATAATATTTTAGTTTTTTATCTTTAATAATATCATCTATTGCATCAATATTTACAAGGTCAGGATCTGCAATTAGTATTGCACCTTCTTTAATATCATCAATATATTTTAGAAGTGCTTCATGTGACATTACAACAAATATTTCAGGATTTTCAACTTTAGGATAGTCGATTTTTTCATCACTAATTACAACTTCTGTACGTGATGCTCCTCCTCTTGCTTCAGGACCATATGATTGTGTTTGTACAGCATAGTTATGATCAAAAAGTGATGCAGCTTTTGCAATTACAATACCTGCCATAAGTATACCTTGTCCACCAAATCCTGCTATTCGAATATCTTTTCTCATTTCTTAATCCCTCTTATATGCTTTGTTAATGTTTTCATCAGGGTCAACATCGAATTTTTCACGCATTACATCTTCCATTGCTTCAATGTATTCTTTACGTGGTTTATCTACATATACACCAGTGATGATTTTACCTTCAAGTTCTTCTTCTGTCATTTCTTTTGCTTGTTCTATTGTAACTGTACTGTCTTTTATCCAGTTAAGCATCTGAATAGGTGTTCTGAGCTTGTTTTTACGTCCATAGTATGTTGGACATTGTGATATTACTTCAATTAATGAAAATCCTTTGTTTTCAAGTCCAGCTTTTATAGCATTTGATACTTGTATTGGCTGGTTTGTTGTGTATTTTGCAACGTATGTTGCACCTGCTGCTTTTGCAACTTCTGCAATGTTAAATGGTTTATCTGTTGATCCATATGGTGCTGTTGTTGCAAAACTTCCCTGTGGACTTGTTGGACTGATTTGTCCTCCTGTCATACCATAGATATCATTGTTGATACATACAACTGTAAGGTCGATGTTTTTACGTGCTGCATGTATAAGATGGTTTCCACCTATTGATGTTGCATCCCCATCTCCTGATACTACAAGTACGTCTTGTTTTGGATTTGCAACTTTAAGTCCTGTTGCAAATGCTATTGCACGTCCGTGTGTTGTGTGGAGTGAGTCACATTTTACATATCCTGGTATTCTTGATGAACAACCAATTCCTGATACCATGGAGATATTTTCAAATTCTTTATTTGATAATTCAATACCATTAAAGATTGTGTTTAATACTATTCCATGTCCACATCCTGGACAGAATATATGAGGTAATCTTTCTTCTCTTAGATATTTCATAAATCTAGATGGGTGTTTTTCATTCTCCATTTAGTAGTCCTCCATAATCTTATCTAATATTTCAGTTGGTGTATGTAGTCCTCCTCCAATTTTTGGGAGAAGTTCAACTTTTGCTGTTTTTCCTAGAACTCTGTCTACTTCAAGATATACTTGTCCAAGATTTAATTCTGGTACAATAACTCTTTTTGCATCACCTGCTAGTTCTATGATCTTTTCTGCTGGGAATGGCCATACAAGGTTAAGCTTGATGTATCCTACTTTTAGTCCTTGATCACGTGCTTTTTTAACTGCTGTTATTGCTGATCTTGCAGGTATTCCATATGCAAGTATTACAACTTCTGCATCATCAAGGTAGTCATATTCAATGTTTGCCATTTCATTTCTATTTTCTAGAACTTTTGAACAGAGTCTTGATACAAGTTTTGTATGTACATCTGGGTCATCTGTACTTGGATATCCACGTTCATCGTGTGTAAGTCCTGTTACGTGTATATCATAGCCTTCCATAAATGATGGCATTGCAGGTGCTGCATTTTCATCAGCTTCATATGGAAGATAGTTTTCTGTTTTTTGTGGCATTTGTCTTGGTACAATTTCAATTTCATCAGGTATTACAATTTTTTCTCTCATATGTCCTACAATTTCATCTGCCATTATAAATACTGGACATCTGTAGATTTCAGCGAGGTTAAATGCTTCTACTGTGAAGTCAAAACATTCCTGTACTGATGATGGTGTAAGTGTTATTGTTTCATAATCACCGTGTGATCCCCATCTTGCCTGCATCATATCACCTTGAGATGTATGTGTTGGCTGTCCTGTTGATGGTCCTCCTCTTTGCATGTCAATAATTACAATAGGTGTTTCTGTCATTGCAGCATATCCTATGTTTTCCTGCATTAATGAAAATCCAGGTCCTGATGTTGCTGTTACAACTTTTTGTCCACCCCATGATGCACCTATTATTGCTCCTGCTGCTCCTATTTCATCTTCCATTTGTATGAAGTGTCCTCCTACTTTTGGAAGTTCTTTTGACATTATTTCTGCAATTTCTGTTGATGGTGTAATTGGGTATCCTGCAAAGAATCTGCATCCTGCAGCAAGTGCTCCAAGTGCACATGCTTCATTTCCTTGTATAAAACGTTCTTTTTTATCCATTTTATCAGTCATCCTCTACAGTTATTACTTGGTCAGGACACATTAATGTGCATAGTTTACATTTTACACATTTTTCATCATCAGTTACTGGTATACAAACTCCTTTAAGGTTGTATTGATCTGATTTTGAATATACTTGTTTTGGACATATGTCAATACAAATATAGCATCCTTTACATAATTCTTCATTTAAGTATAGCATATTATTACCTTTTTTAGTTTTATATAGAGTGTGAAAGTCTTATATCATGGTTGTGAAAACTTCTTTTTTTATTGTTTCCTAGAAAATTTAGTGTTGATTAGTTGTTTGTCATATTAGTTGTCATGTCATGTTTTTTCTTATGGAAACTATTTTCACATTTTCTGGTATAAATTTTGAAATAAATTCTTATTTTTTTTATTTCTTAATTTTAAATATATTTTTTTAAATTAAATTTTCATAGTTTTAACTTAATACATACTTGTTTTTCTTTATATATTTGAAACTCTCACAATTAATTATTATATTTATAACTTATCTTATTTAAAATAAATTTTAGACATTGAGAACTTTTAAGTATAACTCCAATTTAAACAATTCTTTCTAAGTTTTAGATAAAAAAAGATGAATATGTAGGGTGGTGATGTTATTATTTTTTCTAGTCTTTAACATACATTAGTGGATATTGTAGTTCTTCATTATATGATATGCATGTAACTATTTTTGTATCATTAATTTGTGTTGTTATTTCAATTATAAGCATGTTACCATCAAGTGATGTGTATTGCATATCACCTATTGCCTTTTTCATTAAGTCCATGTCAAAGTCTACTTTTACATCAACAACAGCAGGCTGAAGCATGATACTTTCTGCTATTGCATCTTTTAGTGATTGTGAACTTTCAATACTTACTGGTGTTCCAACAAACTGGTGGTATAATGCCCCCATACTTACTGCTCCTTCAAATATTGCATGTTCACGATCTGTTAGATTTTTGAAGTATTTATCAATATCACTCATATTATTTCTCCTCATTGAATTGTTTTTTTTTTCATATAATAATATATATTAATATAAATTTCTTCATGCTTTAATTTTAACCCAATCTGGTGCATTGCTTGTTGGTATTGTAAGGATGATATTATCCATATTTGATATTATATCATTAACTTTTTGTTTTGGAACTTCTACCATTATAATATATTGTGCATTAAGATCTGCAATATTTGATGTACGTTCATTTTCTGTTAATTTACTTCCATATGATGTGAGATTTATTTTATGTTTTTGTGTTTCATCAATTCCTGCAGCTTTTGCTGATTGTATCTGTTGTATGTCAAAGCTTGTAGATGTTGTTGTATTGTTTGATGTTGCAATGTTTGAGTTAATACTTCCTGCATCTTGTGCTCTTAGTATTGAAATGATCTGTGCTCCACCTGCAAGCTTTAATGTTTCATTATTATCTTCACTTCCATTAACTGGTATTGTTGTATTATTTGTATTATTTTGTGTACTATTTTCATTAAATTCATCCTCACCATTATCTGTTGTGGGTGGATTTGTTGTGTATATATCAACAATATCATTTACATCAATAAGTCCACTTGCTGCCTGTTTTCGTGTAATTGTAAGTGGAATAATTGTTGTGTCAACTTCCTCAATTTTCATATCTATTATTTCATCAACACCTGCTGTGTTAATATATTCTGTTGCATTTTTAATTGAAGCAATTGTAATTGAACTACCACTTCTTATTGCAACACGCTTGTATCGATCTTTCATTTGATTAATATCATCAAGTAGTTTATTTTTTATAACAGGATATGCAGCTTTTTTAACATCAATAGCATCTACTTCTGCAACACTTTTTGCTGAGTAAATTTCTGATGTAAGTGATTGTTTTGCAGATGAATATGTAAGATCATCACTAAATATC belongs to Methanosphaera sp. and includes:
- a CDS encoding dihydroorotate dehydrogenase electron transfer subunit; amino-acid sequence: MLENIYDDEVPKVVEIKQTIIETPTVKTFIFPWQITDDIKPGQFVMVWDLEVEKPMTISVIDKQNNLMGITVRKAGPFTENLYENVDEGDLIGIRGPYGHGYELERYKKILAVGGGSGVASIASLSEFYDDVDLISAASSKDELVFTQRFEEKNEEVYECTDDGSRGYHGFSTQLAEELLQTGKYDVIIGCGPEIMTYKLYELSIKYNIDCQMALDRYMKCGIGICGQCCMDDTGERVCVEGPVFDKQQLSKLSEFGKYRRDASGSIVKY
- a CDS encoding dihydroorotate dehydrogenase; the encoded protein is MLENEILGMKVSNPLFLAAGILGTTASSMKMVAKAGAGGIVTKSFSIEPNDGYENPTIVKIEGGVINSVGLASPGVEAKKEELKELEEIRPQTPVIASIYGDSEDVFIDVAQRTKDYVDAFELNVSCPHAKCGFGSNIGEDPELTHNIVSSVKDAIDDVPIIVKLTPNVRDITEIAKASEDAGADALTLINSLGPGLRIDYKTARPILNNKFGGIAGPMIKPVALKCVYKTYEAVDIPIFGVGGIKDYKDALEFLYAGASLLQIGTAIMYDGPEIFSKISNDLEIFLKDNGYKNIKEIIGLSHRL
- the sucC gene encoding ADP-forming succinate--CoA ligase subunit beta, with translation MNIHEYVAKNIFKQANLNTPQSYLSHSPEESAEFAREIGKPVAVKAQVLTGGRGKSGGILFADTPEEAAEKTEILFNKTIKGEKVEKVLIEEKVENKVEEYYLTVILDRDVRQPLIMASIAGGMEIEEVAKTAPEKIVKKYVNPIKEFMPYEARNIALQMGVDTSEIAKIGDIILKLYNIFNEYDATVVEINPLIKTADGEFIAADAKMAIDDDASFRHTKIKQFDEFKDDKFAYVKLDGNIAVIGNGAGLTLTAMDLIEYYGEKAATFIDIGGGAAEDIIKDALNLVLKDDDVKVIFFNMLGGITRADTVAEAIVKVREESDIHKPIVIRLTGTKEVEGQKILSDHGIPFETSMERSAIKAIEILHSLEDEE
- a CDS encoding 2-oxoacid:ferredoxin oxidoreductase subunit gamma yields the protein MRKDIRIAGFGGQGILMAGIVIAKAASLFDHNYAVQTQSYGPEARGGASRTEVVISDEKIDYPKVENPEIFVVMSHEALLKYIDDIKEGAILIADPDLVNIDAIDDIIKDKKLKYYQSPATKTADQEIGKKIVANIIMLGSFVKATGIISEEAAKEAVLDSVPAGTEELNLKAFSEGMKIVEKVN
- a CDS encoding 2-oxoacid:ferredoxin oxidoreductase subunit beta, which translates into the protein MENEKHPSRFMKYLREERLPHIFCPGCGHGIVLNTIFNGIELSNKEFENISMVSGIGCSSRIPGYVKCDSLHTTHGRAIAFATGLKVANPKQDVLVVSGDGDATSIGGNHLIHAARKNIDLTVVCINNDIYGMTGGQISPTSPQGSFATTAPYGSTDKPFNIAEVAKAAGATYVAKYTTNQPIQVSNAIKAGLENKGFSLIEVISQCPTYYGRKNKLRTPIQMLNWIKDSTVTIEQAKEMTEEELEGKIITGVYVDKPRKEYIEAMEDVMREKFDVDPDENINKAYKRD
- a CDS encoding 2-oxoacid:acceptor oxidoreductase subunit alpha, yielding MDKKERFIQGNEACALGALAAGCRFFAGYPITPSTEIAEIMSKELPKVGGHFIQMEDEIGAAGAIIGASWGGQKVVTATSGPGFSLMQENIGYAAMTETPIVIIDMQRGGPSTGQPTHTSQGDMMQARWGSHGDYETITLTPSSVQECFDFTVEAFNLAEIYRCPVFIMADEIVGHMREKIVIPDEIEIVPRQMPQKTENYLPYEADENAAPAMPSFMEGYDIHVTGLTHDERGYPSTDDPDVHTKLVSRLCSKVLENRNEMANIEYDYLDDAEVVILAYGIPARSAITAVKKARDQGLKVGYIKLNLVWPFPAEKIIELAGDAKRVIVPELNLGQVYLEVDRVLGKTAKVELLPKIGGGLHTPTEILDKIMEDY
- a CDS encoding 4Fe-4S binding protein codes for the protein MLYLNEELCKGCYICIDICPKQVYSKSDQYNLKGVCIPVTDDEKCVKCKLCTLMCPDQVITVEDD
- a CDS encoding dihydroneopterin aldolase family protein — translated: MSDIDKYFKNLTDREHAIFEGAVSMGALYHQFVGTPVSIESSQSLKDAIAESIMLQPAVVDVKVDFDMDLMKKAIGDMQYTSLDGNMLIIEITTQINDTKIVTCISYNEELQYPLMYVKD
- a CDS encoding DUF515 domain-containing protein, which gives rise to MKKLDKILNSKFSKHFKELKEYLKEDNQNKKPSLHKNHKFRKEDIFDYKNYSQKDQELITGTVVCIIVIVVLLSIGYYFLVFAPEAEKLDNAKNMKINEVNMIFSDDLTYSSAKQSLTSEIYSAKSVAEVDAIDVKKAAYPVIKNKLLDDINQMKDRYKRVAIRSGSSITIASIKNATEYINTAGVDEIIDMKIEEVDTTIIPLTITRKQAASGLIDVNDIVDIYTTNPPTTDNGEDEFNENSTQNNTNNTTIPVNGSEDNNETLKLAGGAQIISILRAQDAGSINSNIATSNNTTTSTSFDIQQIQSAKAAGIDETQKHKINLTSYGSKLTENERTSNIADLNAQYIIMVEVPKQKVNDIISNMDNIILTIPTSNAPDWVKIKA